The following coding sequences lie in one Labrus bergylta chromosome 5, fLabBer1.1, whole genome shotgun sequence genomic window:
- the LOC136179358 gene encoding G0/G1 switch protein 2-like, giving the protein MDNLQELIPFAKEMLSQKPSRGLLKVYLVGSVFAVLGTAIGLVETVCHPFCSDEPLDAEMLLMLAKERRTVEADVQHKVEGKKEEEEEEEEEKEQALENGATTLTFSKTHKVSQRSISNRLHAS; this is encoded by the coding sequence ATGGACAACCTGCAGGAGTTGATCCCCTTTGCCAAAGAGATGCTGAGTCAGAAACCCAGCCGGGGTCTGCTGAAGGTCTACCTGGTGGGCTCTGTGTTTGCCGTGCTGGGGACGGCCATCGGCCTGGTGGAGACCGTGTGTCACCCTTTCTGCTCTGACGAGCCGCTGGACGCTGAGATGCTCCTCATGTTAGCCAAGGAGAGGAGAACTGTTGAGGCCGATGTGCAGCACAAAGTGgagggaaagaaggaggaggaggaggaggaggaggaggagaaggagcaggCTTTGGAAAACGGTGCAACAACCCTGACTTTCTCCAAGACTCACAAAGTCAGCCAAAGGAGCATCTCCAACAGACTGCACGCCTCCTAA